GGGAGGCACCGGAAACAGCCATCTGAGAGGCCCCGGGGCCTGAGGCTGAGGGCTGCTGGCACAGTGTGGAGCGGGATTCTGCAGcctgcggggagggggcgggggcctCAAGCTGAGTCACCCCCTGCGGAGGTCTTCTTCTTGGGCCGGGTCTTCAGCGTCTTGGAAGCCGGTGGctgtggaaggaagagagggagacagagggctCCGCCTGTAGCCACAAGCCCTTCCCACTTCCCCAAGCTCTGTCCCGGTTCTCACCTCGGGTTTGGGCACTTTTTTGATGGGTTTGACCCTCTTAGGGGCCTTGTCTCCCGTGTCATCCTCAGAGATCTCTGTCCGGGGATCTGCCTGGTTGGTGCCTGACCTTACGCTCAGGGTGGGGTCATCTCCTGgtttggggaggaaaggagagcaGGTGTCTGGTCTCTCCCCTACTCAGCCTCCTCGCCCTCGCCCCCTGCCCGCCCTGGGCCCGGACTGTACCCAGGTCTTCAATGGTGTCCAGGAGGCTGCCAGGGCTGGCTCTGAGGCGGCCATCAGGCCCCTGCAGGGGCAGCGCGTCCTCGTCCCGGATCAGGGTCAAGTCCTGCATGCTGAAGCTTCGGAGCTTCTCTGATAGCACCCCCTGGCCCTGGGGTCACCACCACGCACCAGGAGGACCGGAGGAGAAGGGGCGGGGTGGAGAGAGaggtcaccacagggcactgGGCAGCCACTGGACTCAGCGCTCTCCCCATGGCATCCTCAGCCCATCCCACGGCGGCTCTAACAGGCTGGGGCCATGCGTTCCCTTTGGACGGGTGAGGAAACTGTGGCCCGCCAAGTGGAAGTCCCTTAGCGGGGGGATGTTAAAGGCAGGATGGAAACCCCAAGCTGCACAAGCCCCCAGACCTTTACCGGCCCAAGAATGTGGTGGATGCAAAGGGGACTGGCTGTGGGATGAGATGAGCAAGCTGGGGCCTGGGAGCTGGGTCTGCCCCCATCTCACCTTGGCAGCAGCCGTGACTGCGGCATTGGCGGCCAGATTCAGACCCCTCTTGCCCACCCTCATCATGGTCTCATAGCTCTTGTCTCGGGCCTGTGTAATGTACTCGTCGATCTCCTGAGGGgttggaggggaaggaggaagaggtgaGGCTGGGTCCTACCCTGCTTTGCCCTTGTTCACACCTGGCACTACCTGCCCCAGGGGGTCAGGCCCCTCTCAGATCACCCACAGGGAGAGCCATGAATACACGTGGCTGCAGGCTCTGGGCTGCCTTGACCTGGGATAGGTGGGAAGCAAGCGTCCCTTGTTCCAACAGACCTTCTCTTTGTTGGACAGGGTTGGGTGCACGAACTTGCGGTAGAGCACGCTGGAGCCTTTGGTATAAGGGGACAGCAGCCATATCACAAAGGCGATCTTGAGCTCAAAGTAGAAGGGGAACCTGTGGGTGGGAGACAGGTAAGGGCAGAGCCTGGGGCAGGAAGTCAGGAGGCATATGGACCCGCTGCAGGACCCTGGCTGGACTCCCACCCCTTAGTGCACTAAGGTCCCCATGTGGCTTAGGAGACTGGTCAAGGGGAAGCTCAGCTGAGACTCCCAGTAGCAAGGTGAAAAGTGACCCCAGCAGGAATTCCCAGCAGCGGTGGCTCTATCACCCTCTTCTCTCTGACAGAAGAGCACCCACTCCTCTGTCCTGGGGTCAACACCAAGGCGAGCTCCCTAACCTTCCAGGTGCATTCTTGGATCCtcactcccttccttcctgctcttcCTCCCCAGCTGTGTTCTGGATCTATCCCTTGCTGCCATGACACGGCCTCTGCTTTTTAAGGACTGTTCTCTATTCTCATGGCTCCTTCTCAGGCCACACACTCCTTCAGGTCTCCTCTATCCTCACAAAGCCCTCATCAAAGCTCACTCCTTTGCTTGCATCAAGAGGCACCTGCACTCACTTGTTCTCAATTTTTAATCCATGACTCTTTCCTAATTTGACCCCATTCAACTTTCTCTACTCAAACTGTGTTTTCTCAAAGGCCCTTGAAATCTATAAACGCAAGGATCTTGCGTCCTCTACCTCTCAGTAAAACTCTTTTGACTTTCAGTGTACTGTGCTATGTTCGTCCTCTCTTCCAAGAGGCATTTGCTCATTTAGTAAACATTTTTGAGCGCCTGCTGTGAATATACAGATGGTTAGACAATTCCGTGTCCTCAAGAGTGCATATACATAGTCTAGTAGTGCctagaaaaagcctttgaaataCAAGCTTTGAAATACAATCCAATGTTCACGAATTGACTCATATGCCTGTTTTacaaatagggaaactgaggcctagaaaactgtgacttgctcaaagtcactgTAAGTCTGGCAGAAACAGGTTTCTTGAATTCTATTGTGCTGCTTTGGCTCCCAAAAGAAAGGTGAGAGTTATGTCTGTTCTTATTTTGCTCAATCAAGCCAGGACTGGATGGGGGCTGAGAGGAGGGGACACCCAGGACCCCATGGGACTGTTGGGGAGATGCCACCCTAGGTGGACTGGCTGTGTAGAAGAAGTCAGAAGCCCTGGCCCCTGAGGTGCAGGGAGGCGGGGGTTGCTGGACCTCACCAGGAGAGCACGATATCTGTGAGTGTCTCGGCAGTGGTGAAGAAGGCAAAGACGATCCAGTACATCATCCATTTCACCTAAATGTACAGAGGGCGGTGTCAGCTGGGGCCTTGGGGAAACACCCTGGACCCCACCTCTACTTGCCAACCTGCTGGACGCACTATGTAGGGGGGCACAGAGGGCCCCAACTTTGTCTGTGTATCACACCAGGGTTGGGGAAAGGGATACACGGGCGCCTCCCCGAACCAGGTCTCATTAGTGCTGACAGCATTAGTATAACGTCATCCCCGTCTGTCATGTGATCCACTGTCCTCCCTGATCTCTGCCACATAAGTTGGGTAGGAGATGAAGGGTCACACACTCACATATTCCTTCACGTTTTTTGTCTTCACGGCCTTGTAGGAAGAGTAGGCTGGGTACAGGGTGCCAAAGATGAGCCTAGGGAGGCAGGCATGGTTACTGGGCCCCTTGGCCAAAAGCAATGgcctctccctcccatctctgcaTCAGTCCCTGGGTAGGTAAGGGGAGAATGGACAGAACTCCAGGGTACCACATCAGCTGACTGATGAACTCAGGTCAGGGGTTAAGGTCAAAGCAGGCAAGCCTGAGGTGATACACAAGCATGGAGGCCCTAGCCAGCAAGGGTGATGCCCCTTTATTGTTCAGTTCTTCTCCAGCCCCTGACAGAAAGACCTAGAGGCCAGAGGGTCTGATGTGGCTTATCTGCCCTGAACCTCATTTGTGCATAACCATATCATGGGGTGGGGGTCAGGTCACTGCCTCAGGGGTGTCGTCCTTCTCCAGACATCATGCACTTTCTTACCCATTGGCCCTTACCCTCTACCTTCCCGTCGTAGGGCCAGGGACACCACCTAACAGGGTACCTGGCAGTCAGAAGTACCACTGTAGCCCTGGGGACCTGAGGAGCAGAGGGCACGGGGGCAGGAGGCCCTGAAGGGCAAAGTGGTTTATTTCCCAATATAAACACTTTTGGGACTAGCCTCCAGAAAGTGTGCTGGGCTAGAGATCCTGGCTATAGTGGAGTCTGTGCTGTTCCCATCAGAGACCACATACAGGACACAGGTGAGGCAAGGAGAGGACCAATGCCACTCGGGGAGCTCATTCACACAAGAGGAGCAGCCACTGTGAAGGCCACATGGACGTATGAGGCCCCTGGGTTCCCTCaggtgggaagggaaggagacTCTGGTGGGTCTagaggaagccagaattgaagAACACGATAGCAGGGAGGGGATtctggggtgtcagtgccccaAGGTGGAGGTTGAGGGGCAGGGTCCTAAGCTGGGGCAGGTTAACTGAAGCCATGCAGAGCTCCGGCCAGGCCCAGCCTCTTGACAAATGTGTGGATACCGCCTGTTCCCCATGGACTTGCCTCACTGAGGCAGGGTACTTCGGAGATGGAGTCGGGGGTGGAATCCTCAAGGACAAAGTCCACAGTTGTGGGAGAGGGCACCCTCCTGGAGcctgggggagctgggagggacaGAACTGGCAGCCTGGGATGAAGGCCACCTAACACCCTTCCCTCCACGGCTCTCACAATCCCAGGCTGAACACACATATCCTCTCCCAGTTACCTCCCACACTTTGTCATCCAAGCATCTCTGCTTCCCGTCCTCCCTGGGGGGCCTTCAGAGCATGTGCCCTCACCCCCAGTCTCCTGACAGACAGtggaagagggaggagaaatGGGGCCCTTCGGGGAGGCCAAGGCTGCCATGGCCCTAAGCTATGGAATGAGGAGGCCCTGCCTTGCTCCCCTGGCTCTTCCGTTAGTTCTCCCGCTGGGAGATGAGAGCCCAGGTCTGAGGGGCTCCTCCGGCCAGATGTGCTACGTGGGTGAGGGGACAAGCCGCCTCCCCTCATAAATCAAGCCATGCTGCCTAGCCCCCTCGGGGATGAGGGAGGGCGCAGAAacagggaaattaaaaataaaagggatgGGAAGCCAGGCCTGCCTTACTCCTCGAACATTCCCCGCTCCTCCGGATCCCTCACCTCCACGTCTCTGGGGACCCCAAATAGGGAAGATGTGCCTTTAGGTGATTCTGCTGTACGAAGCCACGGAGTGGTCCATCCCAGGCTTCCATACCCCTCACCCGCCACCCCTAGCCACCATCCCCCTCCCAAACGGCCGCGCCCCGCCGCCGCACTCACACCACCAGGCGAGAGATGATCCAGGACACCAtggcggggccgggcggggcgcGGGGTGCGGGGCGGGAAGCCGGCCCGGGCCGAGGATGTGGCTGCTGGAGGCcgagcggcggcggcagcaggagccgcagtagcagcagcacccgCAGC
The DNA window shown above is from Bos indicus x Bos taurus breed Angus x Brahman F1 hybrid chromosome 7, Bos_hybrid_MaternalHap_v2.0, whole genome shotgun sequence and carries:
- the REEP2 gene encoding receptor expression-enhancing protein 2 isoform X1, translated to MPSDSRCRGARRCRRRGLPFKSRRRPRPAAAAGTSPLTAAARRSAAPAAAAAAGAAATAAPAAAAARPPAATSSARAGFPPRTPRPARPRHGVLDHLSPGGLPQAPGGCPLPQLWTLSLRIPPPTPSPKYPASVRLIFGTLYPAYSSYKAVKTKNVKEYVKWMMYWIVFAFFTTAETLTDIVLSWFPFYFELKIAFVIWLLSPYTKGSSVLYRKFVHPTLSNKEKEIDEYITQARDKSYETMMRVGKRGLNLAANAAVTAAAKGQGVLSEKLRSFSMQDLTLIRDEDALPLQGPDGRLRASPGSLLDTIEDLGDDPTLSVRSGTNQADPRTEISEDDTGDKAPKRVKPIKKVPKPEPPASKTLKTRPKKKTSAGGDSA
- the REEP2 gene encoding receptor expression-enhancing protein 2 isoform X5, which translates into the protein MVSWIISRLVVLIFGTLYPAYSSYKAVKTKNVKEYVKWMMYWIVFAFFTTAETLTDIVLSWFPFYFELKIAFVIWLLSPYTKGSSVLYRKFVHPTLSNKEKEIDEYITQARDKSYETMMRVGKRGLNLAANAAVTAAAKGVLSEKLRSFSMQDLTLIRDEDALPLQGPDGRLRASPGSLLDTIEDLGDDPTLSVRSGTNQADPRTEISEDDTGDKAPKRVKPIKKVPKPEPPASKTLKTRPKKKTSAGGDSA
- the REEP2 gene encoding receptor expression-enhancing protein 2 isoform X4, producing MVSWIISRLVVLIFGTLYPAYSSYKAVKTKNVKEYVKWMMYWIVFAFFTTAETLTDIVLSWFPFYFELKIAFVIWLLSPYTKGSSVLYRKFVHPTLSNKEKEIDEYITQARDKSYETMMRVGKRGLNLAANAAVTAAAKGQGVLSEKLRSFSMQDLTLIRDEDALPLQGPDGRLRASPGSLLDTIEDLGDDPTLSVRSGTNQADPRTEISEDDTGDKAPKRVKPIKKVPKPEPPASKTLKTRPKKKTSAGGDSA
- the REEP2 gene encoding receptor expression-enhancing protein 2 isoform X3; protein product: MPSDSRCRGARRCRRRGLPFKSRRRPRPAAAAGTSPLTAAARRSAAPAAAAAAGAAATAAPAAAAARPPAATSSARAGFPPRTPRPARPRHGVLDHLSPGGAHLWHPVPSLLFLQGREDKKREGICEMDDVLDRLCLLHHCRDTHRYRALLEIDEYITQARDKSYETMMRVGKRGLNLAANAAVTAAAKGQGVLSEKLRSFSMQDLTLIRDEDALPLQGPDGRLRASPGSLLDTIEDLGDDPTLSVRSGTNQADPRTEISEDDTGDKAPKRVKPIKKVPKPEPPASKTLKTRPKKKTSAGGDSA
- the REEP2 gene encoding receptor expression-enhancing protein 2 isoform X2, with protein sequence MPSDSRCRGARRCRRRGLPFKSRRRPRPAAAAGTSPLTAAARRSAAPAAAAAAGAAATAAPAAAAARPPAATSSARAGFPPRTPRPARPRHGVLDHLSPGGLPQAPGGCPLPQLWTLSLRIPPPTPSPKYPASVRLIFGTLYPAYSSYKAVKTKNVKEYVKWMMYWIVFAFFTTAETLTDIVLSWFPFYFELKIAFVIWLLSPYTKGSSVLYRKFVHPTLSNKEKEIDEYITQARDKSYETMMRVGKRGLNLAANAAVTAAAKGVLSEKLRSFSMQDLTLIRDEDALPLQGPDGRLRASPGSLLDTIEDLGDDPTLSVRSGTNQADPRTEISEDDTGDKAPKRVKPIKKVPKPEPPASKTLKTRPKKKTSAGGDSA